The segment TTTTAGATCTTACAGCGGTACATGTAAAAAATGTGGGTGTTATTATGGAgtgaaaactggaaaaaaaaggTTAATTCGGTAATTAAAGCTAGTTGTTTCCAGTTGAGGCAATTATCCAAAGTGGAGTCTTTTCTATCTTTTAGTGACTTTGAAAGAGTTATACATATGTTTAGGTATTAACCAGGCTTCTCTCACACATTTGTAGTTGGTACAGAATGCTGCTGCTGGTATGTTGACAGGAACACAAACGAGAACATATTACACCAATTCTGGCACCTCTCCATTGGCTTCCTGTTCATTTTATAATGGATTTTAATCGATTTTGGTTTTAGTGTTTAAATCACTAAATGGACTAGCATATTCTGACTTAATACAGCTATACACTCCAACAAGAGCACTTAGATCCACTGAGCCTTTACTTTTGGTTGTTCCTGCCATAAGGTTAAAAACCGGGGGACCTAGTCTTAAAACTCATCTTTACTTGTTGGCTTTcaacacagtatgagagttaagtttttatgattgtgttggactcttgtctgttttacagtggtgtgaaaaagtgttggcccccttcctgatttttaatattccagatcatcaaacaaatttaaatattaatcaaagataacacaagatgCAGTTTTTAAACGGTTTCTTTTAATGAAGGGAAAATAAAATCCAATCCCAAAtgtccctgtgtgaaaaagtgttaaaacataacagtgttttatcacacctgatagggctgggcgatatgaagaaaaaaatatatctcgATATCTTTACTGGATAAATAACCCCCAAAAactactgaaaaaacaaatatgccaaattCCAAAGTCTTTTTTATTGAAACTCAGAGGTAGGCAGTTCAGAACAAAGTGCTTCTgcgaattttcttttaaaaatccctGTATACATATTAGAGCTACacagtttacttcaccattttacaaataaagccTAATCTAATCAAATCAAACCATATTACAtaggaaaggtctaaggctcctaaaaagatatttaacattttgttgtgttacaaattatgtagagtGCACCTTAAAAATATACTTCATAACAGAagttctgacatttttcacaGACACCCTTGTTACCTTTTTTCtctattacactttagaaatgATAGgctatatcagatgaaaacttaaaatatcaaaattcataatttgaaagccattttaaaatcagacatagcattaacatggacaatgtacatcaaaatcatattacaaaatgtttgaattataaagatttaagtttcaattcttcattttcacgtctgttcaaaaatgggagtaacagataaggggttaatggatcgtcatggtccataaatctggcatgatcaaagtactactctttcaatattcaaagtgcaaatagagaccgactTTTTCAAGCATttaatgtagcctaatttgcgcgtattggggagtcgctctctaaacgcggggtattaaatttgcttttgaatgtgcgtaCACGTGCGGGTTTGACGCCTTAAAACCAAAGTATCTCCATGTAATGGAGCCGGTTGTCCTTTTTTTGCGACGAGTTCTGTAGCCTCGGGGGAGGTTGCAGAGACTCATGTTGAATGAGAAGACAGGCGAGGGGAGGGGGAACAAAAGCAAAGAGACGGGGGCGAGAACAACACAGAGAAGGAAAACAATCTTAGAggtgaaaattaaatataaacattatatcaAACATTATGTCAATTCATATCGAGTTTAAAAAATATctcgatatattttaaataggggtgggacgatacaggtaactcacgattcaattctgtggcgatatgtggcccacgatatcgataatatcgcgattcacgatatctacgatattcaatatattggaagaaatttcatcaacgatatatcacggtatatgtgactgaaaaagaaaaaaatacccataataaggaaatcttatgcatttattaatgccaacatttccaacactgtgcaaagaaatatgcatttgcataataactcactgcctcctggtcttaaatgtaaacactgtacagctagacagataaaagtgcctgaacattaaaaaacaacatgaacattaactaacatgtgtaaaccatgatactgaaacgtcagtagtaagttactgtaaagtgctttatgttaacctggacagtggtgtcatcaatgcatattcttcttgaggaacactaacgcctgtttcacacatactccgtctgcagtgtgtatgcagtccgtgtgcgttacgtatgcgatgcagaagcagcacggactcattttgctttcacacaggacacgtttgcagtccgttcctgatccgcggctgtttaccacaaacacaccatttatccgttattttgatttcaaatacaaacgtgctttttcagcattgtgatactcttttatcacagtacactaatacaattctagatatattcacgtttaaactcaacgtataataaacaacgtattattcaatgcacttgcacagcaaccgcgtgcagtgtgaacgctctaatccgttaacatgggtgcggaaaaaaatactcaacgcataagcactgcagacggagtatgtgtgaaacaggcgtaactgatcagcatgctcaactagcggctgcgtctttgatttgtttttcgttatcttctgcaattcttctcacttctctttttttctgcgcttcttctctgatgttgtaagataacttgtgttcttcactggccgctgcttccgccactttacgcctatttactcgaacagcgccccccgcaaacagaatggtagatattgggtagtgacagtgacactgacgacgggtaaattaatcatttgtgttgtaataaaatatcgatattggccgttagtgtatcgattatttattgcgacagagagcacaacaatatattgcaatatcgattttttttcccacccctaattttaaatatcgagatatcgcccacccctaacacCTGAGTTAAGTTTCTCTAGCCTTACTCAggtctgattactgccacacctgttggcaatcaagaaatcataaataggacctgcctgagtgaagtagaccaaaaggtcctcaaaagctacaacaacatctaaagagccTGCAAAACTTcatgaaagagactgggcaaaaatggcctgcatggcagaggtcCAAGACaaaaactgctgctgagcaaaaagaacataaaggctcgtctcagtttttaaaacacatcttgatgatccccaagacttttgggaaaatactctgagggactgacaagacaaaagttgaacattttggaaggtgtgtgtcccattacatctggcttaAAATTacacagcatttaaaaaaaaaaaaagaacatcataccaacagtaaaatatggtggcggtagtgtgatggtctgggtcTGTTTTTCTGTTTCTGGACCTGGAAAACTTGCTGTGATCaatggaacaatgaattctgctgactatcaaaaaatcctgaaggacaatgtccagccatctgttcgtgacctcaagctgaagcgaacttgggttctgcagcgggacaatgatccaaaacacaacagcaaatccacctctaaatggctgaagaaaaacaaaatgaacactttggagtggcctagtcaaagtcctgaactgaatcttattgagatgctgtggcatgaccttaaaaaggtggttcatgctcaaaccctccaatgtggctgaattactacaattctgccaagatgagtgggccaaaattcctgcacaccGCTGGAACCGcacattgcaagttatcgcacaCACTTGATTggagttgttgctgctaagggtggcccaaccagttattaagtttagggggcaaacactttttcacacagggccatatGTGTTTGGATCTCCCTACATAATATAAAAACGTCATTTAAAAActgtatgttgtgtttacttgggttatctttgattaatatttacatttgtttgatgatccgaaacattaaagtgtgacacatgcaaaaaaaaataaaaaatcaggaaggggcccaacacttttccacaccactgtatgtgtttattgttttaaatttagtaTGCTTGTACATCACTTTAGTAAacacttgttgtttttaaaagtaatttaaattagATAAATAAACTTGGACATTGACCTAACAGGTCAGTGTAACAGCCCGTTTCTtgattggctaacataattgcccctttaataaaacctcagaaagaattgtgatgaatttttcatctttttttcctcgtctctctctaaatttgttgcattttattGCCTAGGAGACAAAAATGGTACAGAAACATTGATATcagtctgtatatatatatatatatatatagagagagagagagagagagagagagagatcctaACCTTTTTTGGAAGacttaaagctcttaattttaatgaaacttcaaaaggctatctattgaataaatatgagcgctgcacgtttcaaaggcatttgctgcgctgctttgtttaccattctgacagtgcctcctgctggaagagaaaaacgtagacttgtaaatgtgaactgatggataatgtgttataaaatgtaaacaattttaacaaaggcagtaaaatatatgtatatgttattactatataatacttgattgataataattgtttaaattaatataactgatttattctttgaaactttaatattaatttatttaattgcaatgccttgattttagtcaaattggtacagtcatagccataaatgcaatggtgcTAATAATTGgaataattctttcggtgtttcggttttcggtttcggctaagaattttcatttcggtgcatccctagtaccgGCTGagcaggatcaggtttggacaccatggtataggatctagcatacacgcattacaaatctacatgttttgatgttaattgttttgtgccatttAGACTTgggttaacttttattccttttttttccaccttagacctaacagagctgaaagaggagagagaagatctgaatgaaacCGAAGAGAAAGATCATTTTGAGAATATTTAtgatttcgtatctggagaaaaatctttttgttctttacagtctgaaaagacttctaaacaaaaaagagctcaaactacaaaccttgaagtccaccagaaaattcacactacagagaacccttttacctgccaacagtgtggaaagagtttccctctaaaaggaagccttaacagacacatgataattcacactagagagaagccttacacatgcaaacagtgtggaaagagtttcactctaaaaggaagccttaacagacacataagacttcacactggagagaagccttactcatgcaaacagtgcggCAAGAGTTTTGCTCgaagtggaaaccttaaagtccaccagaaaattcacactacggagaacccttttacctgccaacagtgtggaaagaatttCACTCGAAAAGTACACCTTGACacacacatgagatttcacactggaaaGAAGCCTCACaaatgccaacagtgtggaaagagtttcactctaaaaggatgctttaacagacacatgagaattcacactggagagaagccttacagatgccaacagtgtggaaggagttttgCTCGAaatggaaaccttaaagtccaccggAAAATTCACACTACggagaacccttttacctgccaacaatgtggaaagaattTCACACGAAAAGTACACCTTgacacacacatgagaattcacactggagagaagccttacacctgcaaacagtgtggaaagagtttcaatcaaagtggaaaccttgaagtccaccagaaaattcacaccatggagagccctttcacctgccaatggtgtggaaagagttttaatcaaaaaggaaatcttaacattcacatgagagtccacactggagagaagccttacacatgcaaacagtgtggaaagagtttcaatgaaaaaggagcccttaacaagcacatgttagttcatactggagagaggcctcacacatgcaaacagtgtggaaactgtttcagtcaaaaaggaagccttgacaggcacatgaaaattcataatagagaTAAGCCTAACATCCCCTTagtgtagaaagagtttcaaactaAATGTATAAAATGGAACATTCTAGTTATGTTTCTCATTATGTTTTGTCCATTGTACACTTTAATCTCAGTCCAATAttacaatatagctagttgactcGGTTATGCATAAAAGCGCAAGGAATAATTTGGATTATGGACAATGTGTTCGCTCTGTCTACAATGTAAACTTCACATTTGtgtatcatgaattgaaaagagatctcacagaaagtgcagttttttggttgaagcacaataaaggacattgttagcatttttaaaatCACCCGTTTCGGGTTAGaactacaacccttgttccctgagaaagggaaggaAACATGAGGACATACAGAGACAGGCTCCTTCTTCCGTCATCTCCACCTTGGACTCTGTTCGTCATCCTCCTCCCAGATGTCCATTCTTATCCTTCTGTTGTTCCATTAGTGCAATGATGCGCCTTCCAGAAGGGGGACGATATGCCAGAAATATAGACCAGGGCCCATAattacaaaacatttcatcttaccactaagagttctcctaaatagcagttaaagtttttagctaagagttttctcttaaaacctattaacaaagctgctgagacaaacttttactcagcagtagagagaagtcttaagctaagagtaaggggcggggttgacctcgttactatggatgatgtcagcctgctcactaaccatgcatacagtgattggctgatagggaagggggtctctgtcagacatttattcatagaaatattgttgtaaatgtggccatattcaaataaagaatttaaaatacagggcaagtgtcaTTTACTAAACAAGTGTTCAAATGATTGACAGCCTTTTATAACAatcaattagctgatatgcatgtaaatgtaacccctcacacccaagTCCTACCACACCCGCTCCAagcaggtctcgaacccgggtctccagcACGTGAGGCggatgcactaacaaggaggctaaacgCTACAACCTCTTGGGTCTGTCGCTATACATAAACAGACTTTTTTAAAGcgttttttatgcttttaatgacacaCAATAGCAGAGAACTGACACAAAATCATTGGGTGAAGGGAAGGGGGCGGGAGCAGCAAAACATTTCGAAACTGGAATCGAACTTGGGGCGCTTTGAGCAGAGTTACGCTATATATTGACGCACTAACCGCTGGGCTATTGGTGCTGAcgtaaaagtttttgttttttctattcatgatagctgttacttcttgcccatcgtatgaaaatttggagctgggataacctccaagactaaaaaaaaaaaagttgtgtaggAATATGCGTGCATATACAGGAAGAGTGTTTCTAAATAGTTTAAGTTCCGAGGCAGATCGCCAGCAACAGCAATATTAGGAAGGTTaggatttgatcttgtgatttaagcCTGATTTAGACTGATTTATACTCGACGCgttcttctgcaccgcaagcCTGTGCTGCCTGCGCACGCACATCACCAAATTCTAGGCCTCTGTTcctaaaagatcttaaggataaaagtagcctatctcataacttagcgatttaagagaaaatcttaaaagtaatgtttaaaacaatcctaaatttaggactcctaatttttgctctaagagtatttgacaaagcgttttagcactaaaactagctcctaaatatgcaaaatgttaggagcagtggagaggactcctaaatcactaagttcaagtcctaaaactatcctataatggctgttgccggctgtctgcctcggaacattttagaagcattggatgataatgagcttttcagaagatgtggTCTTAAGGTATTATGACTattgcagaattgcaacaaatagaAACAACCCAATTACGCCACAGATCAAGGTTCTGACAATACTCGAATGGCAGCTccttatgaatgcaataaatattttaatgaggcaAAGGATTTCAATCTGCAATAGCATGACAAGGTTATatgaaaacattatcggcaacttgaaagtaatgtcCGTTTAGCTGTAGCTGTTGTTTATCACTTAAATCTCTGCCTTAATTTGCCTGACTTTGCAAAGAATACCAGCACTTTTCACAATAAtctttgcttctggacaaaagtgggaaagctgcatttatttgcacacatatatttttccacacatcttttttagtttttgaggttatcccaactccaaATTGTCCCTTATATCATTGTTTTCATGAACAAATTGCACACCGCCACACGAAATGGGTGATTTCACAAACCCAAGCGACGCGTATAAATCAGTCTTTACgttgcacagatttaggagctagttttagcgctaaaatgctttgtgaaatactcttagagcaaaaatataggagtcctaaatttaggactgacacgcccattatttttaagattttcgcCTAAATCATCAAGTtaggagctacttttagccttaagatgtttttttgTAAATACGGGCCCTGGACTCAAAACATTATAGCGACTGTATTTAGGacaattacatcttaagtaaactttctgtatttgactattcaggtgaggtgcagatttctttcactacatatattcggcaagacataaatataacgttaccgcctagccgcagctaacagtattagcttatacgaacaaaacacagtaacacacactggtaggatactaagatatgtaacGTAGACTATGTACACTTTTCGTCTTTTATCGCACGCCAATGACCACTCCTCCGTTGTTGAAAGCCTGACAAGCATGTTTGTGTGAACATTCTCTGGGAGAATACTATTACACAGTAACACGTTGACTGATGTCTTTTGGACCAATAGTTTTTGAGAAAAGTGGGGAAAAGCACCTCCTTCGCACGTGTACGGAAGATGATAAGCATTAACGATGTTCCGTACAGGCTTACAATGGTGTTCCGTACAGAGGGCGTATCTTGAAAAAATGGACATTCAACAGATCAACAGTGtgccatttatttgtttttactgaagaaaacaacatttaaattaataaggaAGGTGAGTAcccttttatttgtttaaaagtcAAGTTATTTGCTACTTAAATAAGCTTGAGGACCACGCGAGCTAGGCCTGATCGTGTCGCAATATTATGGCATAAATGAACAGGATACaggtgtgtgcgtgtttgtgtgtgtgtgtgtgtgtgtgtttacaactATGAACATTTAACACCAAACTGACAATAGTATAACtgcaaataacattcattttcagtgtgcactatgtacgtgtgtgtgtgtgtgtgtgtgtgtgtgtgtgtgtgtgtgtgtgtgtcttacacTTTGAAAACCCCTGACTTATTGCATTGATGATATGCTGAGAGGCCCTTTTGGACACATGTAGTTGTGTCTGCAGAGACAAAAACAAGGCTGCAAGTTTGTGTTCAAGTGACTGCAGGGTTCAAATCAGGAGTATGCTCTTCTACTTCTTCCTGTGAAATTGGCACACATCCTATGGAAGGAGCTGGACTCGCATCATTGTAACTGTTCTCAGCACAAACTGATGTCCTAAAGTTATTAAGCCCATGGGATTTGTGCTTCCGGTTCTTATGAGCTGTGAATATGCGGTTACTGTTGCTaataaattacaatttgaaaATGGACAATGAACCCTTTCATGGTTTTTAAGATGTCTTCTTAAGTGCTGAAGAAATGCAGATTGAGAGCAGATGTCCTTAAAATCACAGTTGTCGCAAGAAAATGTGGTGTTCTACTTATAACCAGTCTTAGGATGTACCTTCCACAGATGTGTCTTTAAAGCCCCTATTGTTTTGAAAATACAGACACATTCTGGATGTTAACAGGAAAAGGAAGTTGCATTAACTGACCAATGGCAAGATCTGTAGTGCTTGAAGAGGACGTCTTGGTGAAGAGAAGAAAACTTGCAAAAACGGCACTGCATGGATTTTTTGCACTGAAAACCTGCAAAATATAAAAACGACAAAAACCCTATGCATAAAATATTACAAGggacataacttttttttttttttttttttacattacacttTCAAGACTCTAGactcccttttttttttaaactagaaGCACAGTAGCTTATATAAATTACCCTTAAAGGGCTAATTcagttccagaacaaacatttataaattatgtactcaccccccctgtcatctaagatgtctttctttcttcagtcgtaaagaaagtatgtttttttagaaaaacattttattatttttctccaTAATATAGGATATCTattaaacttccaaaatacagtttaaatacagcataaagacacttcttcctctgctgggattttCCAATGGTTTTGAAGtatgcactgaaactgcaattttgaagttcaaacttgtaggcagcatagaagtccacaatatggaaaaaattcctaaaatgttttcctcaaaagaaaaaaaaaatctttaccaCTGAAGAAGAcattaacattttggatgacaaccgggcgagtacattatctgtacatttttgttttggaagtgaacgaTTTCTTTGACATGCTAAGACATTTCTCAATACACATCTCTGTACTTGTGTTCTTGTAAAATGTCATCAGTCACTGCCTGAATACTGTTCAAATAGGTTGTTTGCAATCATTTGATTCTGATGACGTGCGAAATGCAGCTGGAGGAAAGGAAAGTTACTTTTCTCTATCGGAATCACTAGCAAAAACTCAAATGTTTTGAgccgtttataaaaaaaaattggtcaAACCGGGACTTTTTGTATTGCGTAtgaaaatatcattaaaaaaggAAAACGCAAGAAATTGGCTGAAAATTGGCTTGTAAAACCACGTCTGCGGTCAGGACGAGAGTCAgataatgcttgtgtgtgtgtgcaaatggttaataacagatataataatattaagatataaagaaatatataaatagatcCAGGGTGAGACTGAGAATTCACTAAATGCCACACGTAGACACGATGTACATAAGACATTATATTTGCAGTTGATTACAATGGAATCTTGTGAGACTGCGATACATTGAAGTGACAGGGACTATGGAAGCAATATGTGATCGCTTTacgtgctgctaacaggaccaatAACCAAAAACCACGTACAGCAATAGTTTTCCGGAGTGACATATATCCTGGATCCTTCATATAAATTTAGGACTCCCTTTCAAAATAGTTTGTTTGCAATCAGGCTTGGTTCCCTGGCATATATTCACCGGCGCAATGACATATGTTGTGATTTTCTGTGTTTACCTTTCttattctcactcttcaggctcacacacgagctgggctctccccttcccgAGGGAAGGGTCCCTAATGAGCGCGCCCTCGGCTgaatgggcgttcctccctggccttcagggttaggagtctgtcctcataagttcctgctccaGGGGATTTATGtctgttgagacaggaacataagtccacctagactggggtctgtcgatccccctgttagcctgagggcagggtcgattcaacTGAGGTAGTACTACATTATGTACTATGTTATTTAGAGTACCGTTTCTCGCTGACAGAGCCAGGGACCCCTCAGAGGCTTCCTGAGTCAagtatgattgctcccctttgagAAAGGGTTCCACTTAAGAGcactgctcctggcaggaggagtaagctccccttctgaagaagggtgaaatccgagcgctgcctcctggcaggcgggttttcctctctgttaatcagggttaggagcctgtctgcccctgacttccgggtcgagtgtcacctccccttcaggcttcaTGACTAACTAGGAGTTCTCCCTTGAAATGACTTTTGCTGCTCCACTTTCTGCAGAAAGGGTActactagagcaccaccttctggcgggtgttggcatttctccctgTTGCTCAGGGTTCTGTAGCCTACCCTTAACGTGCTAGAAGCGAAGGCTCCTACGATTGAAGCCTCttcaggctgttggcagctcacctGTTCAAggttccctcaaagcagcgccactACCACATGGTTCATTTTTCTCCCTTGACTAAAGGAAGAAATAACCACTATCttttctcaaggtcctgatttgagcacgttcgctACCCTTCGCAAGGGTCCCGTTTTAGAGCACagctcctagtgggatgagtatcctcccccttctaatgaaggtcaattcctgagcaccaccttctcctagtaaGCATCCATGTAGACTGGCTTCAGTATGCTACCCTTCACactaagggtcccttcagagtTTAGCATTTTTAAGGActgatgttcctccctgcaagtcggggttaggggtctgtccgctgtatgcgtccactatcatgatggtcagtagctcaaCGAATTCATCAGTTGACTAACAGTTtgaggactgtctgtcctgaataGGGTGTAGCATTGCTACCCTCTCTAATAGAGGGAGggtcctcccctattttaattcttgtcatccttgacaaatctggagctttaacaatgaaacccccaaaatgggggaaaacacagactccaaatcccattttactagggtagtgtcccacgctaaaccctgggcactttctgaaatccacaatagtggtaagtgcgcacgcaatccttgtgcacttcctaaaatccacataagtggtaagttcccaccaagtttttgggttcttttctaaaatcctatatggGATGGGTTACGCGGACatcgttcccattttttgagttggtttaaaaccccggtctccctgggcccaacttcactcgatatcaccttagatatctcctgaccatctgttttCCAGGGTGTGTTATCTGatgataacccctgctagaacggtctctgtcttaggacaggcctgttagtcgctatctctgagtcagttcactgagggaactagacttggtagtactggcagttcctgttctagttaagtctaagtattaacttagccgttcctccaaaggaatctcctattccaacctgagctgtgctctgggtccatTTGACCCATTccggtaagtgagtaacagttcaggctttggccggggaggttacgttctgacagctgtcacctcgtcctatagagatgattcttcacagaatttacacttagtgctcgctactatgcactcccctcagcatggagacgtggg is part of the Garra rufa chromosome 1, GarRuf1.0, whole genome shotgun sequence genome and harbors:
- the LOC141325957 gene encoding uncharacterized protein; translated protein: MVFIKEESEDMEIEETFRVKHEDTEEQTKTVFIKEEIEDLKTEEAFRVKHEDTEEQTDLTELKEEREDLNETEEKDHFENIYDFVSGEKSFCSLQSEKTSKQKRAQTTNLEVHQKIHTTENPFTCQQCGKSFPLKGSLNRHMIIHTREKPYTCKQCGKSFTLKGSLNRHIRLHTGEKPYSCKQCGKSFARSGNLKVHQKIHTTENPFTCQQCGKNFTRKVHLDTHMRFHTGKKPHKCQQCGKSFTLKGCFNRHMRIHTGEKPYRCQQCGRSFARNGNLKVHRKIHTTENPFTCQQCGKNFTRKVHLDTHMRIHTGEKPYTCKQCGKSFNQSGNLEVHQKIHTMESPFTCQWCGKSFNQKGNLNIHMRVHTGEKPYTCKQCGKSFNEKGALNKHMLVHTGERPHTCKQCGNCFSQKGSLDRHMKIHNRDKPNIPLV